From the genome of Gemmatimonadaceae bacterium:
GCGTACGAGCAGCGTGCGCGCGCCATATGCCATGGTCTGCGACAACTTGCCGAGCGCGATCTGCCCGTCGGGAACGAACACGAGCGCCTTGAGCCCGGCGAGTGCGGCGTACGCGGCGAGCGACGCCGAGGTGTTGCCGGTCGATGCGCACGCCACCGCGGACGCGCCCACTCGTGCGGCCTGCGTGGCGGCGACGGTCATCCCGCGATCCTTGAACGATCCCGTGGGATTCATGCCCTCGTGCTTGAGCACAAGCCCCTCAACTCCGGCGTAGCGCGCCACGCTGCCGCGCGCGAGCAGCGGCGTGTTGCCTTCGGGCCAGCTGACCGGCGTGACGGCGGACGGGTGTACCACGGAACGGAAGCGCCACACGCCGCTGTCACCGGGACCACCGACGGGCCGCGCGAAGGTGGCGGCGAGTTTCGCGCCCGCAACCGTCGGCGCCGGATGCGCGACGTCGAGGAGTCCGCGACACCCCGGGCATGACGTGGCCGCGGCGGTGTCGGGCAGTTCGCTGGCGCAGCTCGCGCAGCGGAGCACTGGACCTGGAGTCATACCTAGCGGGCCGCAGCAGGTTCGGCGTCGACGCGCACGCCCTGCACGTCGACGCGCGCGACGCGCACCTGCGCCGCGACCCCGGCCCGTTCGTACGCCGAGCGCATGCCGTGCGCCACGCGGTGCGCACCGACGTCGCTGTCGCAGAGCGCAAAGGTCGTGGGTCCCGCGCCGGAGATCGAGGCGCCCAGCGCGCCCGCTTCGAGGGCGGCTTCCTTTGCCTGGTCAAATCCGGGGATCAGGCAGCGACGTGGCGGCTCAGCGATCTGGTCGTGCAGGGCACGCCCGAGCAACGGGAGATCGCCCGTGTGGAGCGCGGCCACCACGGCCGCGACGTTCGCCATCTGTTCGACGGCAATGCGTCGGTCGAGTGTGGCAGGGAGCACGGCGCGCGCCTCGGCGGTGCGCAGGTGCTGGTCAGGGTGCGCGAGCACGACGCGAAGGCGCGGGGGGACCGGAAGCGAGACGACGTCCATCGGGTCGAGGCTGCGAATGAGACAGATACCGCCGATAAGCGACGGAGCGATGTTGTCGAGATGCCGCCCCGCCAGCGCCTCCTCGGCGGACAGGCACGCAGAGAGCAAATCGTGTCGCTCGAGCGGTGACCCGATGAGCGCGTTCACCGCGACCGCTCCGGCGACCGCACTCGCGGCACTACCGCCCTGACCGCCGGACAGGGGAAGTCCCTTGCGGACGGTGA
Proteins encoded in this window:
- a CDS encoding homoserine kinase; amino-acid sequence: MTFLLRATAHASGSIGNLGPGLDVLGAAITGAGDSVTAEWWATPGVVVLDSGHPDLPTDVERHASALAARAVLRMAETLELRLPPRGIALTVRKGLPLSGGQGGSAASAVAGAVAVNALIGSPLERHDLLSACLSAEEALAGRHLDNIAPSLIGGICLIRSLDPMDVVSLPVPPRLRVVLAHPDQHLRTAEARAVLPATLDRRIAVEQMANVAAVVAALHTGDLPLLGRALHDQIAEPPRRCLIPGFDQAKEAALEAGALGASISGAGPTTFALCDSDVGAHRVAHGMRSAYERAGVAAQVRVARVDVQGVRVDAEPAAAR